One Manihot esculenta cultivar AM560-2 chromosome 6, M.esculenta_v8, whole genome shotgun sequence DNA segment encodes these proteins:
- the LOC110617003 gene encoding MADS-box protein AGL42 isoform X1 encodes MVRGKVQMKMIENATSRQVTFSKRRNGLLKKAYELSVLCDAEVSVLIFSQKGRLSEFSSNDMQKTIERYRKHVEELQPENNDTEQRIQQLISESTEMVKKIEQLEILQRKFLGQELASCSLEELQEMDSKLEKSLSNIRAKKEVMFKEQIEQLKEKERLLLVENAILREKCDEKACPLPTQQKEVSFSSLSSDISEVETRLSIRLPEPVTHLS; translated from the exons ATGGTGAGAGGAAAGGTTCAAATGAAGATGATCGAAAATGCCACAAGCCGGCAAGTGACCTTCTCAAAGCGTAGAAATGGACTTCTGAAGAAAGCTTATGAGCTCTCGGTTCTATGCGATGCAGAAGTTTCAGTGCTAATCTTTTCACAGAAAGGAAGGCTCTCTGAATTCTCAAGCAATGA CATGCAAAAGACCATAGAACGGTATCGTAAACATGTGGAAGAACTGCAACCTGAGAACAATGATACAGAACAACGCATTCAG CAACTAATTAGTGAATCCACTGAGATGGTGAAGAAGATTGAACAACTTGAAATTTTACAGCG GAAGTTTTTGGGACAAGAATTAGCTTCTTGTTCTCTGGAAGAACTCCAAGAGATGGACAGCAAGCTGGAGAAAAGTTTAAGCAACATCAGAGCAAAAAAG GAAGTGATGTTCAAGGAGCAGATAGAGCAACTAAAAGAGAAG GAAAGGCTCTTGCTAGTTGAGAATGCAATTTTACGTGAAAAG TGTGATGAGAAGGCATGCCCGCTTCCAACTCAACAGAAAGAAGTAAGCTTTTCCAGCTTAAGCAGCGATATTTCAGAGGTGGAGACTCGATTATCCATTAGACTTCCAGAACCAGTAACGCACCTTTCCTAG
- the LOC110617003 gene encoding MADS-box protein AGL42 isoform X2, translated as MVRGKVQMKMIENATSRQVTFSKRRNGLLKKAYELSVLCDAEVSVLIFSQKGRLSEFSSNDMQKTIERYRKHVEELQPENNDTEQRIQQLISESTEMVKKIEQLEILQRKFLGQELASCSLEELQEMDSKLEKSLSNIRAKKEVMFKEQIEQLKEKERLLLVENAILREKELHVDQFVNIYLVAL; from the exons ATGGTGAGAGGAAAGGTTCAAATGAAGATGATCGAAAATGCCACAAGCCGGCAAGTGACCTTCTCAAAGCGTAGAAATGGACTTCTGAAGAAAGCTTATGAGCTCTCGGTTCTATGCGATGCAGAAGTTTCAGTGCTAATCTTTTCACAGAAAGGAAGGCTCTCTGAATTCTCAAGCAATGA CATGCAAAAGACCATAGAACGGTATCGTAAACATGTGGAAGAACTGCAACCTGAGAACAATGATACAGAACAACGCATTCAG CAACTAATTAGTGAATCCACTGAGATGGTGAAGAAGATTGAACAACTTGAAATTTTACAGCG GAAGTTTTTGGGACAAGAATTAGCTTCTTGTTCTCTGGAAGAACTCCAAGAGATGGACAGCAAGCTGGAGAAAAGTTTAAGCAACATCAGAGCAAAAAAG GAAGTGATGTTCAAGGAGCAGATAGAGCAACTAAAAGAGAAG GAAAGGCTCTTGCTAGTTGAGAATGCAATTTTACGTGAAAAG GAACTCCATGTGGATCAGTTTGTTAATATATATTTGGTGGCACTATGA
- the LOC122723883 gene encoding uncharacterized protein LOC122723883, which produces MRLMRPLSDYNRYCPARLTYRPNRSLKWRDSVATDKMRDFFICAESKTFVKAAESIGCSPRESRSTKGEAYIDNDRICAGDLFLPIHYGNVPMIVKLAKVVVGSNPSIRFYKFVGFSRLRFQIRCILRELELFSVGICS; this is translated from the exons ATGCGCCTAATGAGGCCTCTCTCAGATTACAACAGATACTGCCCAGCAAGGCTTACCTATAGGCCGAATCGAAGCCTAAAATGGCGAGATTCTGTAGCAACAGACAAG ATGCGTGATTTTTTCATATGTGCTGAATCAAAGACTTTTGTCAAAGCTGCAGAATCTATTGGATGTTCACCCAGGGAGTCTCGGTCAACGAAAGGAGAAGCTTATATAGATAATGACAGAATTTGCGCAGGTGACCTATTCTTGCCTATACATTATGGGAATGTTCCTATGATAGTAAAATTAGCAAAGGTTGTTGTTGGTTCAAATCCAAGTATCAGATTCTATAAATTTGTTGGATTTTCTCGTCTCAGATTTCAGATACGCTGTATTCTTAGAGAGTTAGAGTTATTTTCAGTTGGTATATGTTCATAA
- the LOC110617592 gene encoding peroxidase 66 isoform X2, with protein sequence MAVFASNLSFLSTFFLLLVLISPAKSRLDAHYYDQTCPQAEKIILDTVQNASMHDPKVPARILRMFFHDCFIRSGGPYWNVLKGRKDGRVSKANDTINLPAPTFNVTQLIQSFAKRGLGVKDMVALSGGHTLGFSHCSSFEARLGNFSSVHAIDTSMNREFAVKLRKKCPKSNKDHNAGEFLDSTAATFDNDYYKRLKEGKGVFGSDQALFGDYRTRWIVESFAKDQSLFFREFATSMVKLGNVEVIENEEVRRKCRVVNSYSE encoded by the exons ATGGCTGTTTTTGCATCAAACCTTTCATTTTTATCAACATTTTTCCTTCTCCTAGTGCTGATTTCACCAGCAAAATCCAGGCTTGATGCTCATTACTATGATCAAACATGTCCACAAGCTGAGAAAATTATCTTAGACACAGTTCAAAATGCTTCCATGCATGACCCTAAAGTTCCAGCTCGTATCCTCAGAATGTTTTTCCATGATTGTTTCATAAGG TCTGGAGGACCTTATTGGAATGTGCTAAAGGGAAGGAAAGATGGAAGGGTGTCAAAAGCTAACGATACCATTAACCTACCAGCTCCAACTTTCAATGTGACACAACTCATTCAAAGCTTTGCCAAGAGAGGTTTAGGAGTCAAAGACATGGTTGCTTTATCAGGAGGCCATACGCTTGGCTTTTCACATTGCTCCTCATTTGAAGCTCGGCTTGGCAACTTTAGTTCAGTCCATGCTATTGATACAAGCATGAACAGGGAGTTTGCAGTGAAGCTCAGAAAGAAATGCCCCAAATCAAACAAGGATCATAATGCAGGAGAGTTCCTAGACTCCACAGCTGCAACTTTTGATAATGATTATTACAAGCGACTCAAGGAAGGAAAAGGTGTGTTTGGATCAGATCAAGCCCTGTTTGGTGATTACAGGACAAGGTGGATAGTTGAATCCTTTGCAAAGGATCAGAGTTTGTTCTTTAGAGAATTTGCAACTTCAATGGTGAAACTTGGAAATGTTGAGGTAATTGAAAATGAAGAAGTCCGACGTAAATGTCGAGTGGTTAATTCATATAGTGAATGA
- the LOC110617592 gene encoding peroxidase 66 isoform X1, translating into MAVFASNLSFLSTFFLLLVLISPAKSRLDAHYYDQTCPQAEKIILDTVQNASMHDPKVPARILRMFFHDCFIRGCDASILLDSTPGNLAEKDGPPNISVRSFYVIDDAKAKLEMACPHTISCADIIAIAARDVVAMSGGPYWNVLKGRKDGRVSKANDTINLPAPTFNVTQLIQSFAKRGLGVKDMVALSGGHTLGFSHCSSFEARLGNFSSVHAIDTSMNREFAVKLRKKCPKSNKDHNAGEFLDSTAATFDNDYYKRLKEGKGVFGSDQALFGDYRTRWIVESFAKDQSLFFREFATSMVKLGNVEVIENEEVRRKCRVVNSYSE; encoded by the exons ATGGCTGTTTTTGCATCAAACCTTTCATTTTTATCAACATTTTTCCTTCTCCTAGTGCTGATTTCACCAGCAAAATCCAGGCTTGATGCTCATTACTATGATCAAACATGTCCACAAGCTGAGAAAATTATCTTAGACACAGTTCAAAATGCTTCCATGCATGACCCTAAAGTTCCAGCTCGTATCCTCAGAATGTTTTTCCATGATTGTTTCATAAGG GGATGTGATGCATCAATTCTACTGGATTCAACTCCTGGAAATCTAGCAGAGAAAGATGGCCCTCCCAATATCTCAGTTAGATCCTTCTATGTGATTGATGATGCCAAAGCCAAGCTTGAGATGGCTTGTCCACACACCATTTCCTGTGCAGATATCATAGCTATAGCAGCAAGAGATGTAGTGGCCATG TCTGGAGGACCTTATTGGAATGTGCTAAAGGGAAGGAAAGATGGAAGGGTGTCAAAAGCTAACGATACCATTAACCTACCAGCTCCAACTTTCAATGTGACACAACTCATTCAAAGCTTTGCCAAGAGAGGTTTAGGAGTCAAAGACATGGTTGCTTTATCAGGAGGCCATACGCTTGGCTTTTCACATTGCTCCTCATTTGAAGCTCGGCTTGGCAACTTTAGTTCAGTCCATGCTATTGATACAAGCATGAACAGGGAGTTTGCAGTGAAGCTCAGAAAGAAATGCCCCAAATCAAACAAGGATCATAATGCAGGAGAGTTCCTAGACTCCACAGCTGCAACTTTTGATAATGATTATTACAAGCGACTCAAGGAAGGAAAAGGTGTGTTTGGATCAGATCAAGCCCTGTTTGGTGATTACAGGACAAGGTGGATAGTTGAATCCTTTGCAAAGGATCAGAGTTTGTTCTTTAGAGAATTTGCAACTTCAATGGTGAAACTTGGAAATGTTGAGGTAATTGAAAATGAAGAAGTCCGACGTAAATGTCGAGTGGTTAATTCATATAGTGAATGA